GTTCGCGATGCGCCGGGCGACGGGTGGACCAGCGACGGACGGGCGAGGGACACCTACGGGGAGCTGTTCGTTCGCACGCTGCTGGAGACGAGCGTCGACGAACCGACCGCGGCCGATGCCGCACACGGCTGGGACAACGACGTGCGACGGCGGTTCGTCGCGCACGCCGACGACGGGTCGACACACACCGGCTACGCGTGGGCGATCCGATTCGAGGACGCCGCCAACGCGACGGCGTTCGCGGCGGCGTTCGAGACGTGGCGGGCGGACCGTCCGGCGAACGCGTCGACGGTGCGGCTCGTTCGCGCCGCGCCGGGGACGGTCGTGGTACTGCTCGGGGACGAGCGGTTCGTGACGCGCGCGACGGCGTCCGGCACGGACGGCGCAGTCACCCTCCGTGTGAACGAGACCGGATGATCCGGAGTTAGACCAGCAACAGCGGCACCACGAAGGTCACGAGGATGCCGACGAGCGCGATGACCGCGCCGGTGGCCGCCTGTCCGCTCGTGATCTCCTGCATCGGCGAGGTGACGCGTTCGTAGTCGAACTCCTTGAAGTGGTCGTGCTCGTGGTGGTCGGCCATGGTTCGTGATCGAGGGGGCGTCGCGCTGGTACTTAATCCGTCGTGGTCCGCGGCGCGCGCCCGGGGCCGGGAGGGCCGCCCCTCCGCCCCGACGGCCATCAGGGTTTTGACACGGACACCTGCACACGACTGCATGGTCCCCCGAGGACACACGTCGCTCCTCCGATTCGTCCGGCGGTCGGCACAGCGAAACGAGTACGTCGCCGAGGCCATCTGGTGGTCCGTGTTCGTATGCTACGCCGTCAGCGTCGCAGCCATCAGCCTCGGCGGCGTCGTCGGCGGGGGGTACCTGTACTTCCGGTACGTCCTTCCGACGGTCGCCGCGCGGGTCGAGCCGATGGCGCAGGCGGTGGTCGGTCTCGCGTACGTGTTCGTGCTGTTCGTCCTCCTCCACTCGGTCGTCACCCGCATTCGCGATTGGCTGTACGGCGGCGGAACCGTCGCCGGTTGGAAGCAGTGAGCCGGACAGCGGGGTTCGGGTGAATCACGAACGATGAAGGGGGCGCGGTCGCCGGCGCGCGGTGTGGCGGCGCCCACGCCGACAGGCGAAACGATGAAACCCGGTTCGGGGCTATCGAACGTATGACCCTCACGAAGCGGATCATCCCGTGTATCGACGTCGATCTCGACGACGACGGGAACGCCGCCGTCTACACCGGCGTCAACTTCGAGAACCTGGAGTACTCCGGCGATCCCGTCGAGATGGCGAAGAAGTACAACGAGGTCGGCGCCGACGAGTTCGTCTTCCTCGACATCACCGCGAGCGCGGAGGGGCGCGAGACCATGCTCGATACCGTGTCGGCGGTCGCCGACGAGTGTTTCATCCCGCTGACCGTCGGCGGCGGCATCCGAACGAAGGCCGACATCAAGGAGACGCTGCGGGCGGGGGCGGACAAGGTGTCCATCAACTCCGGGGCCATCGAGAACCCCGAGTTGATCGCCGAGGGCGCCGACGCGTTCGGCAGCCAGTGCATCGTCATCTCCGTCGACGCCCGGCGGCGGTTCGACGACGAGGGCGACCACTACGTCGAGATCGAACGTGAGGACGGCGAGACCGAGGAGTGCTGGTTCGAGTGCACCGTCAAGGGCGGCCGGGAGGGAACCGGGATGGACGTGGTCACCTGGGCGAAGGAGGCCGAGGAGCGCGGCGCGGGAGAGCTGTTCGTCAACTCCATCGACGCCGACGGCACGAAGGACGGCTACGACATCCCGCTCACGAAGGCGGTGTGTGACGCCGTGTCGACGCCGGTGATCGCCTCCTCCGGCTGTGGCGGCCCCGAGGACATGGAGGAGGTGTTCGTCGAGGCCGGCGCCGACGCTGGGCTCGCGGCGAGCATCTTCCACTTCGACGAGTACGGCATCGACGAGGTGAAGCGCTACCTCGACGAGCACGGCGTCCCCGTCCGGCTCTGAGCCGACCGAGCGTCCGCTCGTCCGGACGGAGAACTGACTCGACGTGGCTGTTCCGGCGGGCGAGACGCTGCCCGACGAGCACGGAACGAGTACCGAGAGAGAACGAAGGGACGGACCGCGACGGGTCCCGGCTCAGGCCTCGGCGGCCGGGGCGTCGTCGAACGCGGCCTCGATCCGGTCGTACAGCGTTTCGAGGTTGTCCGAGACGCCCGTGGCGGCCTGTTCGAGGGCGTCCAGGGGGTCCAGCCCGTCCTCGGTCTTGATCGAGAGGATCGGCTCGGTCTGACCGCCGGACTGCTCGGGGTTCATGTCGTACGTCGCCGCGGCGACGCCGTCGGCCCTGAGGAGCTGCCCCTTGAGGACGTTCATGAACGTGTGGTCCTCGCCCGCGATCTCGATGCGGAGTTCCTCGTCCGTCTTGTCGATGACGCGAAGTTCCATTGCCGGAGCGTTCGCCGCAGGCGCGTTTCAAGCTTGTGTTCCGCGGATTCGCGCGTCGCCGGCACGTCGCCGTCTGGTCTGTTCGGATCGTCGCGTCCCGCGTTCGCGACCCGACCGGTCACTCCCCCTCCCACTCGACAACGCGGTCGATCCCGGGGTCGGGAAACAGCGCCGACACGTCCGGATCCGCGTCGACGAGGGTGTAGCGCGTCCCGGTCCGCTCGGCCACGCCGGCCTCGGCGAGGTGGTCGAGGTGGGCGTACGCCTCGCCCGGGCCGTGGAGGACGTGGATCCCGTGGAGGTCGCCGAACAGCGCGGCGCTCACCTCCCACGGCGTCGACGGACCGAGGTCGGCGAGCGCGTCGACGACGTTCCCGGTGCGCTCGACGTGGTGCCGGAGGATCGTCGCCGCCCGCCCGGCGGGGTCGTCGATGCGGTCGCGGTGCCCCGGCCACGCCGTCCCGGGGTCGAGGTCTATCAGGTCCAGCAGGCTCCCGACGTAGCTCGCGAGGGGGGCCTCGACGCGGACGTCCGCGCCGCCGACGTTCGGGGTGTACTTCGGGAGGATGGCGTCCCCGACGAACGCCTCGTCGGCCGCGGGGTCGTGAAACGCCGTGAGCCCGGCGGCGTGTCCGGGAAGGTGGACGGCTTCGAGGGTGCGGCCGTTCACGGCGAACTCCTCGCCGTCGGCGAACGGCTCCACGTCGCACGGCTCGCCCCCGAGGTCGGCGTGACCCTCGAGGAAGTCGACGAGCTCGGCGCGTGGTCCCTCCGGCATCCCCCACTCGCGGAACTTCTCGCGCTGGAGCCGTCGTTCCTCCAGCAGACTGTACTCGTCACCGGCGACGAGCGGCGCGTCCGCCTCGTGGGCGTGGATCGTCGCGCCCGACTCCGACTGGATCGCGCCCGCGAGGCCGGCGTGGTCGGCGTGCCAGTGCGTGAGCAGGACGCGGTCGACGTCCGCGATCCCGTACCCGAGGTCGGCGAGACCGACGGCCAACTGCTCGCGAACCTCGGGGAGGGCGACGCCGGCGTCGACGAGGACGAGTTCGTCCGGGTCACCGCCGTCCGCGGGGCCGTCGAGCACGTACACGTTGTTCAGCCCCTCGAAGACGGTGTTGGTGAGACGGATCCGCTCCATGCCGACGGATGGGCTCCCCCGTGGCAAGAACCCTTCCGACTCGGATCGCGACGGACTCGAGGACCACGATCCGCCGATCTCGCGTCGACACGCACATTTTTCACCGA
This genomic stretch from Halobaculum roseum harbors:
- a CDS encoding DNA-directed RNA polymerase subunit L, with protein sequence MELRVIDKTDEELRIEIAGEDHTFMNVLKGQLLRADGVAAATYDMNPEQSGGQTEPILSIKTEDGLDPLDALEQAATGVSDNLETLYDRIEAAFDDAPAAEA
- the hisF gene encoding imidazole glycerol phosphate synthase subunit HisF, whose product is MTLTKRIIPCIDVDLDDDGNAAVYTGVNFENLEYSGDPVEMAKKYNEVGADEFVFLDITASAEGRETMLDTVSAVADECFIPLTVGGGIRTKADIKETLRAGADKVSINSGAIENPELIAEGADAFGSQCIVISVDARRRFDDEGDHYVEIEREDGETEECWFECTVKGGREGTGMDVVTWAKEAEERGAGELFVNSIDADGTKDGYDIPLTKAVCDAVSTPVIASSGCGGPEDMEEVFVEAGADAGLAASIFHFDEYGIDEVKRYLDEHGVPVRL
- a CDS encoding MBL fold metallo-hydrolase, whose protein sequence is MERIRLTNTVFEGLNNVYVLDGPADGGDPDELVLVDAGVALPEVREQLAVGLADLGYGIADVDRVLLTHWHADHAGLAGAIQSESGATIHAHEADAPLVAGDEYSLLEERRLQREKFREWGMPEGPRAELVDFLEGHADLGGEPCDVEPFADGEEFAVNGRTLEAVHLPGHAAGLTAFHDPAADEAFVGDAILPKYTPNVGGADVRVEAPLASYVGSLLDLIDLDPGTAWPGHRDRIDDPAGRAATILRHHVERTGNVVDALADLGPSTPWEVSAALFGDLHGIHVLHGPGEAYAHLDHLAEAGVAERTGTRYTLVDADPDVSALFPDPGIDRVVEWEGE
- a CDS encoding DUF7550 family protein; this translates as MADHHEHDHFKEFDYERVTSPMQEITSGQAATGAVIALVGILVTFVVPLLLV